The Paenibacillus sp. FSL W8-0426 region TGGTTGGCGTTCGGTAGGAACCGGCATTGGGCTTATACGTATCCTTGCTTGTATAGCCCCGGTATTTCCCCGAAGATCCGCTGCCCCCAAGAGCATCGAACAAATTGCCGAGCAGCGTGGCGGTCAGATAACCCTGCAAAAAGGAGGAATCGTAATTTTGACGGACATATTCCTTTGAATCGACCTCGATCAGCGTATCTTCCTTTTTGTTCGGGTCCTGCTGCAGGTGGTAATATTGGTCCGAATATACCAGGAACATCCGCTCGTCGTTTACCGCCGAGATCTGGTCCGGCTTGCGTTGATCGGACAGTTCTTCAGCCACTTCAGGCACGGTGCGGTCAGCAGCCCGATATACATAGGATGTTGAATTCCCGCTCCCGCTAACAGACTCGAGTGGATAGGTATCCTGAACGGAAGGTGCTCCGCACGCGGACAGCAAAGACATCAGAAGGCTGAGCACAAGCATTAATTTCAATCCATACGCCGTGCGCTTTTTCATTTGCACCTCTCCTAGCTCGAACGAATCACTTTAATGTCTGCGGGAATGACGGACTCGCCCTCGTACAGAGCAAACCTTCTGTCTTGCCACTCCACGCGTAGAAGCAGATGATCATCCGACTGATACTGCCATACAAGCTGCTCGCCTGCTTGCCCGTATGGCGTTTTGCCCGCTGTCGTAACCATTCCTCCGTATTCATCTTCCAAGTGGTAGGCACGGCCATCCAAATCCAGCAGCGTCGGCACCTCATCCGGTGCATCAAGTCGGCCATCAATCGGTTGATACAAAGCATAGCGTGTCGTTTCGCGCTCTTCGATATGCAAATAGCGGACGGACGTGCCGTCCTTCAAGGTAAGAACAACCGCATTTCGGGACCGATGATGCACTCTACCCACCACTTCATACGTGACTAGCGACACTTCGCAAATATCGCCTGGCGCAAGCTGAAGCATCGTTTTCTCTGCCTTGGGTGGTTCCGGTTTGGCCATAATTCCTTTAATTCGTTTCCATACGCTCATGCGAATTACTCCCGTTCTTCAATCTTATAGGCAAGCCGCAATAATCAGTGCGCCCACGATATGCAGGGCACCTGAAAACAGGCCGTACCCTGTTTTTCCTTGCTGGATGCCTGTATCCAAGTCAAGTGCTGCCCATTTTCGAATAATGAAATGAACCACACTTTCCAATATAAGTAAAATGACAAACGAAACAACCGATACAAGCAAGGCTTCACCCAGATGTCCTGCCGTCGAAATCGAAGTGGCAAGCACGTAGCCCTGCGCAAACAGCTTCATGACCATTCGCGTCGTCACAGCCATGTTTCCGGCCTTCACTTCGGCAAAATCCTTATATTTTGTAAACAAGGAATCCACGAACATCAATATAAAGAGCAGCACTGAGCCTGAAAGCGTCCAGACCAACATCGCCAAAATGTTCAAATCCATTTACACAGCCTCCAAAGTTCAACATAACCCACATTTAAAAGCGAAGAAGAAACCATGTTTCTTCTCCGCCAGATGGGTACACACACTCTCGCTCGTTCGAATCTTATTTTTCGTACTGTTTCAATAAAGCGGCAAGTTCATCTTCAACCGCTTGATCTTTGCCCAGTTTCTCGAACTCCTCATCGAGCGATTTGCCTTTGGATGACATTTCATTGCTGGCTTCGGCTTGAGCTTCCATTTGCAGCATTTTTTCTTCCATGCGTTTCATGCCGGCGCTCGCCGTATCGGAACTGAACCCGTTAAGAGCCTTGTTGATTTCAGTCTGCGCCTTGGCTGCGTTATAACGAGCAACGAGGGTTTCGCGTTTGTTTTTCATCTGTGTCAGCTGTTTGCGCATCTCATCCAGTTTGCCGCGCAGATTGTCGGCTGCCGCCTTGTTCTGGTCGTAGCTGACTTTGTATTCGGCCATTTTTTCTTCAGCGGCTTTTTTCTCTTCAAGCGCCCGCCGGGCCAGGTCTACGTTCTGGGCGCGTGCTGCGGTATGAGCTTGTTCCTCGCGTTTTTTTACGAGCGCTTCCTGTTCTTCATAAAGCTGTTTGAATTTTTTCTCGATGGCGATCTGGGCTGCAACGGCTTTCTCCGCATCCTCCAGATCCTCTTGCATGTCCCGGATATATTGGTCCGTCATTTTGATTGGATCTTCCGCCTTGTCGATAATAGCGTTAATGTTTGACATCGTTAAATCACGCAATCGTTTGAAAATGGACATTTAATTTTCCTCCTAGTCGATAATACAACCCTGTATATAATTATACATACGTCGCAATCGTCTGTCCGTTTCAATTTTCAATCAAAAATTTGTGAACCGCCGTTTTAGGAATGAACGGCATCGTTCACCAAACCATTCGTATGTTCGGACGGGTTTAAATGTTCATCAAGCAGCCTTTCCGCAGTCTGCACAATTTCGTCGATTTGCATGCGCGTAATGCCATTGTAATGAATGCCCATAATGACGGTTACGGTCGTTCTGAGATGCTGCGCCGCTTTACGGGCAAGACGCTCGCACAGTTCCTGTTCCTTATGCCCCGGAATGTGCATGACCGAACCGTTAATGCGTTCCCCATCCGGATAATATGTGGCGACTGCACCGATATGCGCTTTTCCTCCTGTCACCAATAATACGCGGTCATCCCCGGTTTGAATTGCTTGAAGCTTCATCGTTTTCAAATCGAACTCATTCATCTGCGTCCACCCAACCTTCATGTTTTATGTATTTGCTGGAATTATGAGCCTCATTCGTCGCAAAGACAATGAAACACTTCACATCCCGCATAAACCATTGCGATCCCGGGAATACCAAAAAAGAACGCATTCTTGAAAGGAGGCTGCTGTCATGCGTGTTCGCCTCAACGTGGCCATTGGGATCGTCTGCATGCTGCTTTGCGTTAGTTTCTCTCCCTTACGACCTGCCGCGGCAATGGGGGATCATTCGGTGCCTTCAGGGGAGTCCAAGGAAACCATCCATTCGTCGGAGGAAGAACAGCTGACTCTGGGACAGCTTCGGCGAAAATATGCAGATACTTTCAAGACCAACGGTCCGTCGACCAAACGGGTCGCTTTAACTTTTGACGATGTGCCTGATCCTCGATTCACGCCTCAAGTGTTGGATGTTTTAAAAGAACATCATGTACGGGCTACTTTTTTCATCGTAGGCAACCGTGCTGAGAAACATCCTGACCTGGTCAAACGCATCGTGAAAGAAGGGCATGTCGTCGGCAATCACAGTTACAATCACCCCCAATTCAGCAAATTGTCCATGAGCGCATTCCGCAAACAGATTTTGCGAACCGGGGAAATCATACAGAGACTGACAGGATATACTCCAAAAATGATTCGTCCTCCGTACGGGGATATTAATGAAGAGCAGCTCAAATGGGCAGCAAGGAACCACTACAGCATCGTAAACTGGAACGTGGATTCATTGGATTGGAAGGGCATCCCCAAAGAAAAGGTCAAAGAAAACATATTATCTGCCGTCAAACCCGGCTCCATTATTCTTCAACATGCCGGTGGCGGCGTCGGGACCAATCTCAGCGGGACGGTAGAGGCATTGCCGGAGGTGATCACGGAGCTGCAAAAAAGAGGATACAAATTGGTCACTTTAGATGAAATGCTGCAAATGCCCAAAAACAGAAAAACCGTAAAATGACCGGATGCAAAAAGGTGTTCGCTTCACTCACGCTTCGTGATTGAACGAACACCTTCGTCGATTTATTTCAAAATAAAGAGTTTCACATCCTGAAACCCGAATGAACTCACGGATTGTTTGCTTCCGGGGATGAAAATATCAATGCGGTTTCCTTTGATGGCAGAACCCGTATCACGCGCCGTAGCCACAAAAGCCTGTTTAGGCAATCCCGGATGGCTGTGTCCAGTCACCAACACTTTGGTTCCGAGCGGGATGATCTTAGGATCTACCGCGATGGTACCGAGCTCAAGGTCGTTGCCGAAATAATCAACAGATCCCCACTTCCCGTTCTCGGAAGGGTCCGCCGAATACCCTGTAGCGACAACGTTCAATGTCTTGCTGTAATCAAACGTTTTGCCCCACGCCTCTACGACTTTGTCTTCATTGTTTACGTCCAGACTGGCAGCAGTTACTGCATTGGCCTGAACTTTCGATGCTGAAGCTGCAGCGGATGCGGTGCTTGTTTTGCCCGGAATGTTGATTTTCACCCCGTCATAGATATTGTACGCGGAGATGCCCGTATTGGCCTTCATCAACGTGTCGAGGGCAATGTTGTATTTCTTGGAAAGCGTATAAAAGGTATCTCCTTCTTTGGCCACATGGACGGAATCTGCGTGAGCCGGGACAGCCTGGATCAATACGGCTGCTGCTAACATGGCTGTTGCGGTTTTGACGATGCGTTTCATCGAATTAAGTCTACCTCCCTTATTATGCCTGCGAAGTTAGTTGTCGGATTCGGATGGAGGAGACCACCCTATAGGTATAGATTTACACGTATTGCTTATGTACGCCCTAATTCACCCCAAGCAGCTGCAAGGATGCGACTGCCCCTCTACTGCATCATTACTTCCCCCGCACCTTCCGTTAAGAAAGTTTCGGCACGACTAATATATCACAATATTGTAACCATGGTGCCTAGTAATTGTTACCAATCTGCAATCGCTTCCCCTTGTAATTCAGCGTATGTCCCTTGTTTCATGGGAATCCGGGGTTTCGAATGGTCGCTCGTTCCCGCTTAGATGGTAACAGAAAAGTTACTTTTTCAATCCATAGCGCACCAATCCAAGCAAAAAACCATGCCTCCTTAAACAGCAGGCATGGTTTATCTTGATACTCCAATGATCGGCTAAAGAACCTTTGCCAAAAAATCGCGGGTACGTGCATGTTTGGGTGCACCGAACACTTCTGAAGGCGTTCCGTCTTCTACGATCACTCCGCCGTCCATGAACAAAATGCGATCCCCAACTTCGCGGGCAAAGCCCATCTCATGGGTTACGATGACCATGGTCATGCCGCCTTCGGCAAGTCGTTTCATGACATCCAGCACCTCGCCGACCATTTCCGGATCAAGCGCGGAGGTCGGCTCATCGAACAGCATAACGTGCGGCTGCATGGCGAGCGCCCGGGCAATGGCGATACGCTGCTTCTGTCCGCCTGACAATTGGCTTGGATAAGCATTCTTTTTGTCGTAAAGGCCCACCGTTCTCAGCAAATCCTCCGCAATCTTGGTTGCTTCCTGGACGGATTGTTTCTTCACCTTGATCGGGGCGATTGTCACGTTCTGCAGCACCGTTTTGTGCGGAAACAGATTAAAATGCTGGAAGACCATGCCCATTTTTTCACGGGTTGCGTTAATGTTGTGTTTAGGGTCGGTGATGGATACCCCTTCAAAATTGATTTCGCCTGAAGTCGGTTGCTCCAGCAGGTTCAAGCAGCGCAAAAACGTACTTTTCCCCGAGCCCGAAGGTCCGATGACCACCACGACTTCTCCTTTTCCGATCGTTACGTCGATGCCTTTCAGCACTTCGTTTTTTCCGTAAGATTTATGCAGTTGTTTAACGTCGATCACTTGCACTCAACTTCCTTTCCAGTCGTCCCAACAGCTTGGACAAAATGAATGTCAGCACGAAGTAAATGGCTGCGGCGATCAGGAATGGATTCAAGCCCTGATACGTAATGTTTTTGACCACGCTGGCCTGATACATGATATCGACCATACCGATCACCGAAATGATGGACGATTCCTTGATAATGGTAACAAACTCGTTACCGATCGCCGGAAGGACCGCTTTGAAGGCCTGCGGCAGGACAATAAAGCGCATCGCTGCAGCTTTGCCCATCCCCAAAGACCGAGCCGCTTCCATCTGTCCGCGGTCCACGCCTTGAATACCTGCGCGGAAGATTTCCGCCAAGTAAGCACCGCTGTTGATGGACAACGTAATAATCCCTGCCTGAAGCGGCGAGAAGTTAATGCTTAAGGTCAAAGCCAGGCCGTAATAAATGATCATCAACTGGACCAGCATCGGGGTTCCACGGATCAATTCGACGTATGCCGTACCGATCCAGCGCAGGATGGCTGCGTCATGGAGACGGAACCAACAGATGATCAGACCGATGATGACACCGAAAATGACGCCAAGCGCAGACAACAGCAAGGTATAGCCCACACCTGTTGCATAAAAGCTTTTGTATTGCCAGAACACTTCCAGAATATTCGGTGTTTTGGTTTCTTTTCCCGCCATCATTTGGCTCGCTTCGGTAACCATCTGAGGGATTTTGTTTTCGCTTTTCAGTCGGGCAAGCGTTGCGTTTACGGCATTCAGAAGTTCTGTGTTTCCTTTGCGGATACCGATGGCGGCCTCTGCTTCTTCTTCGTCCGGCACTGCAGGCGCAAGCACGATGTTGTCATCCAGGTATCCGACGGCAACGGTGTCCTCCAGAATGGCTGCGTCGATACGATTGGTCTCCAATTGCAGCACAATATCGGAAATCTTGTCCAATGCAGTCAGCTTAGCACCGGCAATCTTCTGACCGATCTCTTCTTGAATAGAGCCTTTCTGCACGCCGATCTTCTGGTTCTCCAGCTCGGCCATCGTCGGGAACTTGTCCTTGTCCTCAGCGCGTACGACGATGACTTGCTTCGATTTGTAGTAGGTTTCCGAGAAGTCGATGCTTCTTCTGCGTTCATCGGTCGGGGTCATGCCCGAGATGACCATGTCGACGCGACCGCTCTGCAACGCGGGCAGAAGTCCGTCAAAGCCCATATCCTCTATGACAAGTTCTGCACCCATGTCGGCTGCAATCGCTTTGGCGATCGCGATATCGAAACCGACAATTTGGTCCTTGCCGTCAATCACTTTATGAAATTCGTACGGCGCGAAATCGGCACTTGTGCCGAGCACCAGCTTTTTGCCCTCTGAAATGCCCGTCGTGCCCGCGGCCATGGCCGTTGGAACAGCCATTGTCAGCATGACCACAAAGGCCATAAGCATCATGGTGTAACGACTTATTAATTTCAAACCTGTTCTCCCCTTACTTTATTCACATGCTTATTTCTCATAGGATGCCTGAGTCATTATAAAGGACAATGTATGAATATGCAATGCATTTTCATATTTACAACGCATGACAACGCCCTGAAAAAAATGGAGAAGCATGCTATAATCAAGAAATCGTTTTTATTTTTGCAGAAGGAGTACACCACCATGACACCCATCCAAACACAAATTTTAGCGGTTATTGATCAATATGCTTCCCGTTTCAAGGACATTTCATCATATATCGGGGCCAATCCGGAATTAGGAAATGAGGAATATCTCGCATCCGCACGTTTGAAGGAGGAGCTAACATATCACGGCTTTGCCGTTGAAGCTCCCGTTCTCGGTCTGGAGACGGCATTTATCGGCACGTACTCGGCTGCCAAATCCGGTCCGACCATTGCCCTGCTGTGCGAATATGATGCTTTGCCTGAGATTGGTCACGCATGCGGCCATCACTTGATCTGCATGATGAGCTTGGGTGCTGCCGTTGGGCTCAAGTCCATATTAGATGAAGTGGGAGGAACGCTTAAAGTTTTCGGCACACCTGCGGAGGAAACGCGGGGAGCCAAAGTTCCGATGGCGGAAGCCGGCCTGTTCGATGATTGCGATGTGGCTCTTATGGCCCATCCGTTTTACGCTTACGAAAAGTCGGGAAGCTCGCTGGCCATCGATGCCGTTCAGTTTGAGTTTCACGGCAAAGCTTCGCATGCCGCAGCTACGCCTCATGAAGGCATTAATGCGCTGGATGCGGTCATTCAAACCTTTAACGGCATCAATGCATTCCGGCAACAAGTCAAAAGCAGCGTTCGGATTCACGGCATCATTAACAGCGGCGGACAAGCGGCCAATATCATTCCCGATTATGCTTCCGCCCAGTTCTATGTCCGCGCGTCGACACGCAAAGAGCTGAACGTGCTTACGCAGCGGGTCATTCAGATCGCGGAAGGAGCCGCCCTGCAAACCGGGTGCAAACTGGTGACTTCAAATTACGAAACTTCTTATGATGAAATGGTCACCAACGAGACGTTGTCCGGCGCATTCAGCGACAATTTGCTGAAGCTCGGCATTCCTGCCCACGAAATCGTTACTGGCAATGACCACGGCTCCATGGACATCGGAAATGTATCGTTGCGTTGTCCCGCGATTCACCCCTATATTCGCGTTGTGGACGAGGTACACACGCTTCATTCCATCGAGTTCCGTGATCTGGCCTTGCAGGAACGGGCTTTGGATGGCATGATTCTGGGGGCAAAGGCAATTGCCTTAACGGCCGGCGACGTGCTGACCAACCCGCAGCTGCTTCAATCCATTCGTAAGGAGTTTGAACAATCGACTCGGTAATACCATGTTATCGGCTTCGACGTGTCTGTCTGGTCACTTATCCGTGACTGGACAAGCACTTTTTTATGTATACGGCAAGGCACGCACGATCAGCCAGTTAATCCCAGCTCCCCTTCTATGAAGTATTTCCTATAAAAAAAGCCACAGTATAGTTATACTGTGGCCATTATAGGTTGCTTTATAAAGCGTCTTGGAAACCAGAATTCATCCCAGCGAAATTCGACGGTAGATATCCATATATTGTTCTGCAGAAGAATCCCAACTGTAATCTCCGCCCATCGCGTTTTTCACTATTTTCTTCCAGCTTGCTTTATCCCGATAAAACGCCTCTGCCCGACGGATCGTATGCAGCATATCATGGGCGTTGAAATGGGTGAACGAAAACCCGTTCCCCTCTCCACTGTGTTCATTGTATGCCTGCACGGTGTCGTTCAGACCGCCCGTTTCGCGTACGATCGGCACGCTGCCATAACGCAGCGCCAGCAATTGGCTAATTCCGCAAGGTTCAAAACGCGACGGCATCAGAAAAAGATCGCTTCCGGCATAAAAACGCCGGGAAAGCCCGTCGTTAAACAAAATCTGCGCAGACATTTTAAGCGGGTGGCGGTGGGCTGCCTCGCGGAACCAGTGCTCGTAAAACTCGTCTCCCGTGCCCAAAACGGCAAATTGAAGATCATCGTAGTGCAGCAATTCATCCAAAACTCGACAGACGAGATCAAGTCCCTTTGAATCCACCAGACGCGTAACCATAACCATAAGAGGCGCATCCGGACGCACAGGCAGTCCCAGCTCCTTCTGAAGCTCCATTTTATTCTCTGTTTTTTTGGAGAGGCTTGATCTGAATTTCACCGCAATTTTCTTGTCGGTAGCCGGATTGTAGCTCATCGTATCGATGCCATTCACAATTCCGCTGAACCGATCGCCAAGCGAAGACAACAACCCGTCCAACCCATAACCGTAATAGGCCGTCTGTACTTCCTGCGCATAAGTCGGGCTTACTGTCGTGACGTGGTCGGCATAAACGACCCCTGCTTTCAGGAAATTGACGTTACCATAATATTCTGCGCCTTCCATCGTAAAGTAACGACTATGCAGCTGAAGCAATTCACCGAACACTTCATAGGGAAAAATGCCTTGGTACAGCAGGTTATGTATGGTAAACACCGTACGGATCTCCGTATAAAACGGATGGTGGGCGTAATGTGCCTGAAGCAGCAGCGGGATCATTCCCGCGTGCCAATCGTGAGTATGCAAAACGTCTGGCTTGAAATCAATTTTAGGAAGCACTTCGAGCACCGCCCGATTGAAAAAGGAAAACCGTTCTCCGTCATCCATGTAACCGTACACGCCATCCCGCGCAAAATAGTACTCATTATCGACAAAGTAAATGGGAATGCCTTCATGGACTAACATCTCGACTCCGCAATATTGCCTTCGCCAACCGACCGGCACTTCCGTAACCGCGACCGTTTCCATGGCCTGTTTGAATTCGTCCGGAATGCTTTTGTATTTGGGCAATATCACCCGAACGTCGACTCCAGCCTTCTTCAAGGCGAGCGGCAAAGCCCCGATGACATCGGCCAAACCACCCGTTTTGACAAAAGGATGTGCTTCAGCTGCTGCAAACAATAGTTTCATGCCTTTTTCCTCCTCTTTGGTTGCGTCTGAACTTCGTCTTTGGAAGCTTTACCCGATGGGGCCTTCTTTGAAGCTTTCACTTTGCCTTCGGCTGCATCCAAAGCGGGTTTCGCGGCTCTCTGGCGACCCGCTTTCTTCAAAATGACAATGCTGAGCGGAGGCAGCACCACTTCAAGGCTATAGGGCCGCCCATGAAATGGAATCTTTTCCGTAGGCAGCTGCATATGATTGAGAGTACCTGATCCTCCATAATCGGAATGATCGCTGTTCAGCACTTCGGTATACATACCGGGACGCATGACTCCGATTCGGTAACGCTTCCGTTCGATCGGCTGAAAGTTAATAATGACCAGGAGTGTATCCGATGGTTTTTTTCCTTTGCGCACATATGAAATGACACTTTGACCATGGTCATCCGGAGTGATCCATTCATATCCTTCAAAGGAATGATCAAGCTCCCACAAGGCTTTTTCGTTAAGGTAGAACTTCGACAAGTCGCGTACGAAACGATGCAGTTTGCTGTGGCTCTCATAATCGAGCAAAAACCAGTCCAGTTGGTCTTCGTCCTTCCATTCGATAAATTGGCCGAATTCGCCGCCCATGAACAACAGCTTTTTGCCTGGGAATGTCATAAAGTAACCCAAAAACGCCCGCATACCGTCAAACTTCTGCTCA contains the following coding sequences:
- a CDS encoding 3D domain-containing protein; this translates as MKRIVKTATAMLAAAVLIQAVPAHADSVHVAKEGDTFYTLSKKYNIALDTLMKANTGISAYNIYDGVKINIPGKTSTASAAASASKVQANAVTAASLDVNNEDKVVEAWGKTFDYSKTLNVVATGYSADPSENGKWGSVDYFGNDLELGTIAVDPKIIPLGTKVLVTGHSHPGLPKQAFVATARDTGSAIKGNRIDIFIPGSKQSVSSFGFQDVKLFILK
- the glgA gene encoding glycogen synthase GlgA; amino-acid sequence: MKLLFAAAEAHPFVKTGGLADVIGALPLALKKAGVDVRVILPKYKSIPDEFKQAMETVAVTEVPVGWRRQYCGVEMLVHEGIPIYFVDNEYYFARDGVYGYMDDGERFSFFNRAVLEVLPKIDFKPDVLHTHDWHAGMIPLLLQAHYAHHPFYTEIRTVFTIHNLLYQGIFPYEVFGELLQLHSRYFTMEGAEYYGNVNFLKAGVVYADHVTTVSPTYAQEVQTAYYGYGLDGLLSSLGDRFSGIVNGIDTMSYNPATDKKIAVKFRSSLSKKTENKMELQKELGLPVRPDAPLMVMVTRLVDSKGLDLVCRVLDELLHYDDLQFAVLGTGDEFYEHWFREAAHRHPLKMSAQILFNDGLSRRFYAGSDLFLMPSRFEPCGISQLLALRYGSVPIVRETGGLNDTVQAYNEHSGEGNGFSFTHFNAHDMLHTIRRAEAFYRDKASWKKIVKNAMGGDYSWDSSAEQYMDIYRRISLG
- a CDS encoding DUF4178 domain-containing protein, with amino-acid sequence MSVWKRIKGIMAKPEPPKAEKTMLQLAPGDICEVSLVTYEVVGRVHHRSRNAVVLTLKDGTSVRYLHIEERETTRYALYQPIDGRLDAPDEVPTLLDLDGRAYHLEDEYGGMVTTAGKTPYGQAGEQLVWQYQSDDHLLLRVEWQDRRFALYEGESVIPADIKVIRSS
- a CDS encoding DUF350 domain-containing protein, producing MDLNILAMLVWTLSGSVLLFILMFVDSLFTKYKDFAEVKAGNMAVTTRMVMKLFAQGYVLATSISTAGHLGEALLVSVVSFVILLILESVVHFIIRKWAALDLDTGIQQGKTGYGLFSGALHIVGALIIAACL
- a CDS encoding PspA/IM30 family protein, whose product is MSIFKRLRDLTMSNINAIIDKAEDPIKMTDQYIRDMQEDLEDAEKAVAAQIAIEKKFKQLYEEQEALVKKREEQAHTAARAQNVDLARRALEEKKAAEEKMAEYKVSYDQNKAAADNLRGKLDEMRKQLTQMKNKRETLVARYNAAKAQTEINKALNGFSSDTASAGMKRMEEKMLQMEAQAEASNEMSSKGKSLDEEFEKLGKDQAVEDELAALLKQYEK
- a CDS encoding amino acid ABC transporter ATP-binding protein — translated: MIDVKQLHKSYGKNEVLKGIDVTIGKGEVVVVIGPSGSGKSTFLRCLNLLEQPTSGEINFEGVSITDPKHNINATREKMGMVFQHFNLFPHKTVLQNVTIAPIKVKKQSVQEATKIAEDLLRTVGLYDKKNAYPSQLSGGQKQRIAIARALAMQPHVMLFDEPTSALDPEMVGEVLDVMKRLAEGGMTMVIVTHEMGFAREVGDRILFMDGGVIVEDGTPSEVFGAPKHARTRDFLAKVL
- a CDS encoding M20 family metallopeptidase — encoded protein: MTPIQTQILAVIDQYASRFKDISSYIGANPELGNEEYLASARLKEELTYHGFAVEAPVLGLETAFIGTYSAAKSGPTIALLCEYDALPEIGHACGHHLICMMSLGAAVGLKSILDEVGGTLKVFGTPAEETRGAKVPMAEAGLFDDCDVALMAHPFYAYEKSGSSLAIDAVQFEFHGKASHAAATPHEGINALDAVIQTFNGINAFRQQVKSSVRIHGIINSGGQAANIIPDYASAQFYVRASTRKELNVLTQRVIQIAEGAALQTGCKLVTSNYETSYDEMVTNETLSGAFSDNLLKLGIPAHEIVTGNDHGSMDIGNVSLRCPAIHPYIRVVDEVHTLHSIEFRDLALQERALDGMILGAKAIALTAGDVLTNPQLLQSIRKEFEQSTR
- a CDS encoding DUF4247 domain-containing protein; the encoded protein is MKKRTAYGLKLMLVLSLLMSLLSACGAPSVQDTYPLESVSGSGNSTSYVYRAADRTVPEVAEELSDQRKPDQISAVNDERMFLVYSDQYYHLQQDPNKKEDTLIEVDSKEYVRQNYDSSFLQGYLTATLLGNLFDALGGSGSSGKYRGYTSKDTYKPNAGSYRTPTSNDKKAAPPITVERKGSITRRGGDTDTSVGSGGGLFSRKKEPSTGTVERNKSGGWFDSPKSSYKKPKTRVGGGKIKRRR
- a CDS encoding ABC transporter substrate-binding protein/permease, whose protein sequence is MKLISRYTMMLMAFVVMLTMAVPTAMAAGTTGISEGKKLVLGTSADFAPYEFHKVIDGKDQIVGFDIAIAKAIAADMGAELVIEDMGFDGLLPALQSGRVDMVISGMTPTDERRRSIDFSETYYKSKQVIVVRAEDKDKFPTMAELENQKIGVQKGSIQEEIGQKIAGAKLTALDKISDIVLQLETNRIDAAILEDTVAVGYLDDNIVLAPAVPDEEEAEAAIGIRKGNTELLNAVNATLARLKSENKIPQMVTEASQMMAGKETKTPNILEVFWQYKSFYATGVGYTLLLSALGVIFGVIIGLIICWFRLHDAAILRWIGTAYVELIRGTPMLVQLMIIYYGLALTLSINFSPLQAGIITLSINSGAYLAEIFRAGIQGVDRGQMEAARSLGMGKAAAMRFIVLPQAFKAVLPAIGNEFVTIIKESSIISVIGMVDIMYQASVVKNITYQGLNPFLIAAAIYFVLTFILSKLLGRLERKLSASDRR
- a CDS encoding polysaccharide deacetylase family protein, whose translation is MRVRLNVAIGIVCMLLCVSFSPLRPAAAMGDHSVPSGESKETIHSSEEEQLTLGQLRRKYADTFKTNGPSTKRVALTFDDVPDPRFTPQVLDVLKEHHVRATFFIVGNRAEKHPDLVKRIVKEGHVVGNHSYNHPQFSKLSMSAFRKQILRTGEIIQRLTGYTPKMIRPPYGDINEEQLKWAARNHYSIVNWNVDSLDWKGIPKEKVKENILSAVKPGSIILQHAGGGVGTNLSGTVEALPEVITELQKRGYKLVTLDEMLQMPKNRKTVK